One stretch of Littorina saxatilis isolate snail1 unplaced genomic scaffold, US_GU_Lsax_2.0 scaffold_290, whole genome shotgun sequence DNA includes these proteins:
- the LOC138957587 gene encoding uncharacterized protein: MYSFESMAKAFCYCALLIFKFNSCTGVSLDNCGGSNEDKVAEVVRNATNNTFVCSTESQALSLEWRVLYPPNGDWGAGKCPPPQQDGVDTCSGKALFPAFIPKRTVSAHSMMTVNPTQMNNELLVTNSTLVCKVPSSNNEDRCMIDYITPAAGTCNTQFDTSTSPWSLNGTCVITQGNSTLNRYACRWYQGKDGSSEKIGISGWIEMTPNMLPTGTAACFARLDMPTADGRYDYDVRVRPGRQFITTDFIGINVIETPKAPTMTGCSAVDYIAENTTVSCTCRTVNVGQPAGRLVWYRTGVIDPITSSKYGDKSLVLSQTLGRTDHDTQFRCAVNWARDISGENVTVKVGYKPERLNCTLNSKIEVTVAENDTVYFTCEADSRPVASITVVRQGGTEVNSGQSPLTFSLTASCTDTGTYLCSASNVIGQADTSASVKLYVRCSPQSSSTDLPTLNFVSTPVSTQFDVIAFPAVGGTFSFRFFGPGGKCRCSADVPLEDIQLSANCQRQSGLDNTFACAVTVHNVSSSEAEGVYSVRVSNVEGFQDYTFEVKVNDGMDMATVTCPPNYAVAAIGLGVVLALIVIVIVVVLVIFWRRQWIVPWAYQADNSRDRTASKRESSGMDLYLEPIAEPATLDGERGPYDLLNSDDIGQRSVYSEITQQTGREGTATSDATAPYDVLNPADIGQRSVYSEISQRAGKAGVLSIDIGVTTAATHRYSVLLAVRS; this comes from the exons ATGTATTCCTTTGAAAGTATGGCGAAAGCATTCTGTTATTGCGCTTTATTAATATTCAAATTCAACTCATGCACAG GTGTGTCCTTGGACAACTGTGGTGGAAGCAATGAAGACAAAGTGGCCGAGGTGGTACGTAACGCAACGAACAACACATTCGTTTGTTCCACTGAATCTCAAGCATTGAGTTTAGAATGGCGAGTCCTTTATCCCCCAAATGGAGATTGGGGAGCAGGCAAATGCCCTCCTCCACAGCAAGATGGTGTCGATACCTGCTCAGGTAAAGCATTATTTCCAGCCTTCATTCCAAAGAGAACTGTTTCTGCACATAGTATGATGACTGTCAACCCAACGCAAATGAATAACGAATTGCTTGTGACTAACTCCACTCTGGTGTGCAAAGTTCCAAGCAGCAACAACGAAGACAGATGCATGATTGACTACATCA CACCAGCCGCAGGCACATGTAACACTCAGTTTGACACATCAACTTCCCCGTGGTCACTCAACGGTACCTGTGTTATCACGCAGGGCAACTCTACACTCAATAGATATGCCTGTCGCTGGTACCAAGGGAAAGATGGG AGCTCTGAAAAGATTGGCATATCCGGTTGGATTGAGATGACACCAAACATGCTACCTACTGGCACGGCTGCATGTTTTGCAAGGCTTGATATGCCCACGGCTGATGGTagatacgattacgatgtgaGGGTTAGGCCAGGGCGACAGTTCATCACCACCGACTTTATTGGCATAAATGTAATAG AAACTCCAAAAGCACCGACCATGACAGGGTGCAGTGCAGTAGACTACATAGCAGAGAACACAACTGTCAGTTGCACGTGCCGCACAGTGAATGTAGGTCAACCAGCAGGACGACTCGTGTGGTACAGGACTGGTGTCATTGATCCTATCACTTCTAGTAAATATGGTGACAAGAGTCTAGTGTTGTCACAGACGCTGGGACGAACCGACCATGATACACAGTTTCGTTGTGCCGTCAACTGGGCCAGAGACATTTCTGGCGAAAATGTAACCGTTAAAGTTGGAT ATAAACCAGAACGACTGAATTGTACACTGAACTCAAAAATAGAGGTGACAGTGGCGGAAAATGATACAGTTTATTTCACGTGTGAAGCTGACAGCAGACCTGTAGCAAGCATTACAGTGGTCAGGCAGGGAGGGACAGAGGTGAACAGCGGTCAGTCTCCCTTGACTTTCTCCCTCACAGCCAGCTGTACGGACACTGGCACCTACCTCTGTTCTGCCAGCAACGTCATCGGACAGGCCGACACTTCTGCTTCTGTCAAACTCTACGTTAGGT GTTCACCACAAAGTTCGTCCACTGACCTGCCGACACTGAATTTTGTCAGTACGCCTGTCAGCACACAGTTTGATGTGATCGCCTTCCCAGCTGTGGGGGGTACTTTTTCCTTTCGTTTTTTTGGTCCAGGGGGGAAATGCAGATGTTCTGCTGATGTTCCTCTTGAAGATATCCAGCTGAGTGCAAATTGTCAAAGACAATCTGGTTTGGATAATACTTTTGCATGTGCTGTGACTGTGCACAACGTGTCGTCGTCGGAAGCAGAAGGGGTTTATTCTGTCAGAGTCTCCAACGTTGAAGGGTTCCAAGACTACACCTTCGAGGTTAAGGTCAATGATG GTATGGACATGGCGACAGTAACATGTCCTCCGAACTATGCAGTTGCTGCCATTGGCCTGGGTGTTGTGCTGGCTTTGATTGTAATTGTAATTGTCGTCGTCTTAGTAATATTTTGGAGACGTCAGTGGATTGTGCCATGGGCCT ACCAAGCTGATAACTCTCGGGATAGAACAGCTTCAAAGAG AGAATCTTCCGGAATGGACCTATATCTTGAGCCTATAGCAGAACCTGCTACACTAGATG GCGAAAGAGGACCATACGATCTTTTGAATAGTGACGATATTGGACAGAGATCAGTCTACTCTGAGATAACCCAACAGACCGGGAGAGAGGGAACCGCAACGTCAG ATGCAACAGCCCCCTACGATGTTCTCAATCCTGCGGACATAGGACAAAGATCGGTCTACTCGGAGATATCTCAGCGTGCTGGCAAGGCAGGAGTACTATCA ATTGACATTGGTGTCACAACTGCAGCAACACATCGCTACTCTGTCTTGTTAGCAGTCAGATCGTAG
- the LOC138957589 gene encoding uncharacterized protein encodes MYCTRTRLPGCSSDRLAVDETLNTEVTCDQFDAQNTVTWFLKAQSPQSDVLLGSCSPQGPCNQASRYTLSRSSTQSTVTITPSSDLRFIASYRIQCDASGTTTSCALDVFYPATVPSQNCQVRARSGSWTIDGSCNITKTFSSSNTYQCQVFRGTSQSSQTTPMTTFSYTSYPHSNATYRTGSCSFSSDFTGLLSSNTKRDDFYFRIDVYPGPTRRVNGPVTLEKPVPPTISCPDIVAENTTFTCTCSTTNLGQPAGRLVWSRVSGGTIIEGDYDVTTLTLPSQTLTRHDQGVKKFRCDVRWAEGTYMAVYTGNIGCK; translated from the exons ATGTACTGTACTC GAACACGTCTCCCAGGATGCTCGTCAGACAGACTGGCGGTGGACGAAACGTTGAACACGGAGGTCACGTGTGATCAGTTTGATGCACAGAACACAGTCACATGGTTCTTGAAGGCCCAGTCTCCACAAAGTGACGTCTTACTTGGCTCATGTTCACCACAGGGACCCTGTAATCAAGCCTCAAGGTACACCTTGTCCAGGTCATCAACACAGAGTACAGTGACCATCACGCCGTCCTCTGACTTACGATTCATCGCCAGCTACAGGATTCAGTGCGATGCCTCTGGAACAACAACTTCATGTGCACTGGATGTTTTTT ACCCTGCAACGGTGCCATCCCAGAACTGTCAGGTCCGAGCAAGAAGCGGATCCTGGACAATTGACGGATCCTGCAACATAACCAAGACTTTTTCCTCCAGTAATACCTATCAGTGTCAGGTCTTCAGAGGTACATCTCAG AGCTCCCAGACAACACCAATGACAACATTTAGCTACACATCCTACCCCCACAGTAACGCCACCTACCGTACGGGATCCTGTTCCTTCAGCTCTGACTTCACCGGTCTTCTGTCCAGCAACACCAAAAGGGATGACTTCTACTTCAGGATTGACGTCTATCCCGGTCCCACACGGCGCGTTAACGGCCCTGTAACACTAG AGAAACCGGTGCCCCCCACCATCAGCTGTCCGGACATTGTGGCTGAGAACACGACCTTCACCTGCACGTGCAGCACCACAAACCTTGGTCAGCCTGCAGGTCGCCTCGTCTGGTCACGTGTCAGTGGCGGCACCATTATTGAGGGAGATTATGACGTCACAACTCTGACGTTGCCTTCACAGACACTGACACGTCATGATCAGGGTGTGAAAAAGTTCCGCTGTGACGTCAGATGGGCTGAAGGCACCTACATGGCTGTGTACACAGGCAACATCGGATGTAAGTGA
- the LOC138957591 gene encoding uncharacterized protein isoform X2, translating into MTADQNSAQPSSYLGVAIGLAVVLVVMVIAAIAFVIWLWRRQWLLPCTDHQLFRSAESKSSATSNPNVSLGLQPAVFQDTEGVDARGPYDSLQMSDVGMRSIYSQIDRTQETHGTELASGTVYENNFQ; encoded by the exons ATGACCGCTGACCAAAACTCGGCTCAGCCCTCGTCATATCTTGGAGTTGCCATCGGGCTGGCTGTTGTGCTGGTTGTTATGGTCATCGCTGCAATTGCTTTTGTTATATGGTTGTGGAGACGTCAGTGGCTTCTGCCCTGCACAG ATCACCAGTTGTTTCGGAGTGCTGAGTCAAAAAG CTCTGCAACATCAAACCCAAACGTATCGCTTGGCCTGCAACCTGCTGTATTCCAAG ACACAGAGGGGGTTGATGCAAGAGGACCTTACGACAGTTTACAGATGTCTGATGTAGGGATGAGGTCTATTTATTCTCAAATTGATCGGACACAGGAGACGCATGGCACCGAACTTGCCTctg GTACAGTTTATGAAAACAATTTCCAGTGA
- the LOC138957591 gene encoding uncharacterized protein isoform X1, with protein sequence MTADQNSAQPSSYLGVAIGLAVVLVVMVIAAIAFVIWLWRRQWLLPCTDHQLFRSAESKSSSATSNPNVSLGLQPAVFQDTEGVDARGPYDSLQMSDVGMRSIYSQIDRTQETHGTELASGTVYENNFQ encoded by the exons ATGACCGCTGACCAAAACTCGGCTCAGCCCTCGTCATATCTTGGAGTTGCCATCGGGCTGGCTGTTGTGCTGGTTGTTATGGTCATCGCTGCAATTGCTTTTGTTATATGGTTGTGGAGACGTCAGTGGCTTCTGCCCTGCACAG ATCACCAGTTGTTTCGGAGTGCTGAGTCAAAAAG cagCTCTGCAACATCAAACCCAAACGTATCGCTTGGCCTGCAACCTGCTGTATTCCAAG ACACAGAGGGGGTTGATGCAAGAGGACCTTACGACAGTTTACAGATGTCTGATGTAGGGATGAGGTCTATTTATTCTCAAATTGATCGGACACAGGAGACGCATGGCACCGAACTTGCCTctg GTACAGTTTATGAAAACAATTTCCAGTGA